A genomic window from Centroberyx gerrardi isolate f3 chromosome 14, fCenGer3.hap1.cur.20231027, whole genome shotgun sequence includes:
- the icmt gene encoding protein-S-isoprenylcysteine O-methyltransferase, with amino-acid sequence MAGSKLVLEGRISVKSFILGLSVVIIPLIRTLFGHIDWVFDYLTETPGKIAISIHIAVANGLLLLIYTGPLYKVAVRACFLGVTFGCGLIISFSQTTWTHFGWYMCSLSFFHYSEYLVTAIINPRSLSLDSFLLNHSVEYTLAAASSWLEFTVEKLMVPELKHLNWLSVAGLLMVLCGEGLRKAAMLTAGSNFNHIVQNEKAQSHVLVTSGVYSYFRHPSYVGWFYWSIGTQIMLCNPVCILGYTLASWRFFRERIEEEELSLIHFFGEDYVEYKKKVSTGLPFISGIRVN; translated from the exons ATGGCAGGCAGTAAGTTGGTGCTAGAAGGGAGAATAAGTGTAAAAAGCTTTATTTTAGGGCTTAGCGTGGTAATAATCCCCTTGATCAGAACCTTGTTTGGACATATTGACTGGGTCTTTGATTATCTCACGGAAACACCCGGAAAAATAGCAATTTCTATCCACATTGCTGTTGCCAATGGCCTCTTGCTACTCATATACACTGGACCTCTGTACAAG GTTGCTGTGAGAGCCTGCTTTCTTGGTGTTACCTTTGGCTGTGGCTTAATCATAAGCTTCTCCCAAACCACTTGGACACATTTTGGCTG GTACATGTGCTCCCTGTCATTCTTCCACTACTCGGAGTACCTGGTGACGGCCATCATCAACCCTCGCAGCCTTTCGCTGGACTCCTTTCTGCTCAACCACAGTGTGGAGTATACCCTGGCTGCAGCCTCATCATGGCTGGAGTTCACCGTGGAGAAACTCATGGTTCCAG AGCTGAAGCACCTGAACTGGCTTAGTGTGGCGGGCCTGCTGATGGTGCTGTGTGGCGAAGGCCTGCGTAAGGCGGCCATGTTGACGGCCGGCTCCAACTTCAACCACATCGTACAGAATGAGAAGGCCCAGAGCCATGTGCTGGTCACCAGCGGGGTCTACTCCTACTTCAGACACCCCTCCTACGTAGGCTGGTTCTACTGGAGCATAGGAACACAG ATCATGCTGTGTAACCCGGTGTGTATACTCGGCTACACATTAGCCAGCTGGCGCTTCTTCCGCGAGCGGATCGAAGAGGAGGAGCTCTCCCTCATCCATTTCTTCGGGGAGGACTACGTGGAGTACAAAAAGAAGGTTTCCACCGGGCTGCCCTTCATTTCAGGCATCCGCGTCAACTAG